A window of Rhizobium acidisoli contains these coding sequences:
- a CDS encoding DUF5680 domain-containing protein, producing the protein MLDIAMLNEFVVEAKAATYVGGGVPRAPCRPGAHDIGYERGDWRYLDSYFGGTDFAGQEVVWFAGEPVWVMNYFGWIVAPDLIDGAAAGAVIKAALSAMYRQGRFLGGMEFDHPLGRYIDHSEGDCERFGGSECIMVDNRKAYRLDYRGGLAIP; encoded by the coding sequence ATGCTCGACATTGCAATGCTCAATGAATTCGTCGTGGAAGCCAAGGCTGCGACCTATGTCGGCGGTGGTGTCCCACGCGCGCCCTGCCGGCCGGGTGCCCACGATATCGGTTATGAGCGCGGCGACTGGCGCTATCTCGACAGTTATTTCGGCGGCACCGATTTCGCCGGACAGGAGGTTGTCTGGTTTGCCGGCGAGCCTGTCTGGGTGATGAATTATTTCGGTTGGATCGTTGCACCGGATCTGATCGACGGCGCTGCCGCCGGTGCGGTGATCAAGGCGGCACTTTCAGCCATGTACCGGCAGGGGCGCTTTCTCGGCGGAATGGAATTCGATCATCCGCTCGGCCGCTATATCGATCACAGCGAAGGGGACTGCGAGCGGTTCGGCGGCAGTGAATGCATCATGGTCGACAACCGGAAAGCCTATAGGCTCGACTATCGCGGCGGGCTGGCCATCCCCTGA
- a CDS encoding ABC transporter ATP-binding protein encodes MKRNVVLNLTGVERHYGQGDTLLPILKGADFSMSKGEIVALVAPSGTGKSTLLHIAGLLEHPDGGEVNISGHACDGLSDEKRTAIRRSEIGFVYQFHHLLPEFSALENIMMPQLIAGLSWKEAGERAGQLLDYMRIGHRGAHRPGELSGGEQQRVAIARAVANAPTLLLADEPTGNLDPETASYVFDALEALVRQSGLAALIATHNHELARRMDRRVTISDGKIVDF; translated from the coding sequence ATGAAACGCAACGTCGTTCTCAATCTTACCGGCGTCGAGCGCCATTACGGGCAGGGCGATACGCTGCTGCCGATCCTGAAGGGCGCGGATTTTTCGATGTCGAAGGGCGAGATTGTCGCTCTCGTCGCTCCCTCCGGCACCGGCAAGTCGACGCTGCTGCATATCGCCGGCCTGCTGGAGCATCCGGACGGTGGTGAAGTCAACATCAGCGGCCATGCCTGTGACGGCCTGAGCGATGAGAAACGCACCGCGATCCGCCGCAGCGAAATCGGCTTCGTCTATCAGTTCCACCACCTGCTGCCGGAATTTTCCGCACTTGAGAACATCATGATGCCGCAGCTGATCGCCGGGCTTTCCTGGAAGGAAGCCGGAGAGCGGGCCGGCCAGCTTCTCGACTACATGCGCATCGGCCACCGCGGCGCCCATCGCCCTGGCGAGCTTTCCGGCGGCGAGCAGCAGCGCGTGGCCATCGCCCGCGCCGTCGCCAACGCGCCGACCCTGCTTCTTGCCGATGAGCCGACCGGCAATCTCGACCCTGAAACGGCAAGCTACGTCTTCGATGCGCTGGAGGCGCTGGTGCGCCAGTCCGGCCTCGCGGCCCTCATCGCCACCCACAATCACGAGCTCGCCCGCCGCATGGATCGGCGCGTGACGATCTCGGATGGCAAGATCGTCGATTTCTGA
- a CDS encoding lipoprotein-releasing ABC transporter permease subunit encodes MAEAAVDRSSKSGLGPAGKPFSTFERLVAWRYLRARRKEAFISVIAGFSFVGIMLGVATLIIVMAVMNGFRTELVSRILGINGHMIVQPSDGPFTDYADLSSRLAAVPGVKMALPLVEGQVLASAQAGGSTGALVRGARAEDLTKLKTISGNIKSGDMVGFASGQGVLIGTGMANQLGLSVGDLITLTSPDGDITPMGVSPRVKSYKISGLFEIGMSEYDSSIIFMPLEEAQLYFNAEGLVQSIELFVDHPDDIDTLRPKVEEAAGRQINLTDWRQRNQTFFSALQVERNVMFMILTLIVLVAALNIISGLIMLVKDKSSDIAILRTMGASAGAIMRIFFMTGAAIGIVGTVAGVLLGVLVCVNIESIRQFFSWISGTVIFNPQVYFLSQLPAEMQLSETISIVVMALTLSFIATIFPAWRASRLDPVQALRYE; translated from the coding sequence ATGGCAGAGGCAGCAGTGGACCGGAGTTCGAAATCCGGCTTGGGTCCGGCTGGCAAGCCATTTTCCACCTTCGAACGCCTCGTGGCGTGGCGCTATCTGCGCGCCCGCCGCAAGGAAGCCTTCATTTCGGTGATCGCCGGCTTCTCCTTCGTCGGCATCATGCTCGGCGTTGCGACGCTGATCATCGTCATGGCCGTCATGAACGGCTTCCGCACCGAGCTCGTCTCACGCATCCTCGGCATCAACGGCCATATGATCGTCCAGCCGTCCGATGGCCCCTTCACCGATTATGCCGACCTCTCCAGCAGGCTTGCCGCCGTGCCGGGCGTCAAGATGGCGCTGCCCTTGGTGGAAGGCCAGGTGCTTGCCTCTGCCCAGGCTGGCGGCAGCACCGGTGCGCTGGTGCGCGGCGCCCGCGCCGAGGACCTGACCAAGCTCAAGACGATCTCCGGCAACATCAAATCAGGCGACATGGTGGGTTTTGCCTCCGGCCAGGGCGTGCTGATCGGCACCGGCATGGCCAACCAGCTCGGCCTGAGCGTCGGCGACCTCATCACGCTGACGTCGCCGGATGGTGACATTACGCCGATGGGCGTCAGCCCGCGCGTCAAGTCCTACAAGATCTCCGGTCTCTTCGAGATCGGCATGTCGGAATATGATTCCTCGATCATCTTCATGCCGCTCGAGGAAGCGCAGCTGTATTTCAATGCCGAGGGACTGGTGCAGTCGATAGAGCTTTTCGTCGATCACCCCGATGATATCGACACTCTGCGGCCCAAGGTGGAGGAAGCGGCTGGCCGCCAGATCAACCTCACCGACTGGCGCCAGCGCAACCAGACCTTCTTTTCGGCGCTGCAGGTCGAGCGCAACGTCATGTTCATGATCCTGACGCTGATCGTGCTTGTCGCAGCTCTGAACATCATCTCCGGCCTGATCATGCTGGTGAAGGACAAGAGCAGCGATATCGCCATTCTGCGCACCATGGGCGCCAGCGCCGGCGCGATCATGCGCATCTTCTTCATGACCGGGGCGGCGATCGGGATCGTCGGCACTGTTGCCGGCGTGCTGCTCGGCGTCCTCGTCTGCGTCAACATCGAATCCATCCGCCAGTTCTTCTCCTGGATTTCAGGCACGGTGATCTTCAATCCGCAGGTCTATTTTCTCAGTCAGCTGCCGGCCGAGATGCAGCTCAGCGAAACGATCTCGATCGTCGTCATGGCGCTGACGCTCTCCTTCATCGCGACCATCTTTCCGGCCTGGCGCGCCTCCAGGCTCGATCCGGTGCAGGCCCTGCGCTACGAATAA
- a CDS encoding ribonuclease J — protein MAKQDELVFLPLGGVGEIGMNLALYGYGPPEHRQWIMVDCGVTFPGPDLPGVDLVLPDIRFLASERKNLKAIIITHAHEDHYGALADLWPGLNVPVYASGFTAGLLEAKRNFEKARIGEVPVTPFKAGDTINVGPFSIEGVAVNHSIPEPMSLMIRTPVGNVIHTGDWKIDHEPSLGPLTDETRFRQLGDEGVLALMCDSTNALRDGVSPSEKDVSESLRKIIEDAEGRVAITTFSSNVGRIRTVAEAAEAAGREVLLLGSSLKRVVDVAQDIGLMEGVKPFISEEEYGYIPRDKVVVILTGSQGEARAALAKLSRDEMRNVAFAAGDIVVFSSRAIPGNEKAIQDIKNGLVEQGVHIITDTEALVHVSGHPRRNELQRMYEWTRPKIVVPVHGEATHLTAHKELAEQSGIALVPRVRNGDILRLAPGPAEVIGQAPHGRIYKDGSLIGDFDEMGIGERKKLSYVGHVAVSVVLDARYDIVGDPDLVSIGLPVYDDEGEEMEDTLFDAAISAIESIPRARRKDIDMVQEAVRRAIRAAANHAWGKKPVVTAFVTKV, from the coding sequence ATGGCGAAACAGGACGAATTGGTATTCCTGCCTCTGGGCGGCGTTGGCGAGATCGGCATGAATCTCGCTCTTTATGGCTACGGCCCGCCCGAGCATCGCCAATGGATCATGGTCGATTGCGGCGTCACCTTTCCCGGCCCCGACCTGCCGGGCGTCGACCTCGTGCTGCCCGATATCCGCTTCCTCGCCAGTGAGCGCAAGAACCTCAAGGCGATCATCATCACCCATGCGCATGAAGACCATTATGGCGCGCTCGCCGATCTCTGGCCGGGCCTGAATGTGCCGGTCTATGCCTCGGGCTTTACCGCTGGTCTGCTCGAAGCCAAGCGCAATTTCGAAAAGGCCAGGATCGGCGAAGTGCCGGTGACGCCGTTCAAGGCAGGCGACACGATCAATGTCGGCCCCTTCAGCATCGAAGGCGTGGCCGTCAACCATTCAATCCCCGAGCCGATGTCGCTGATGATCCGCACGCCGGTCGGCAACGTCATCCATACCGGCGACTGGAAGATCGACCACGAGCCCTCGCTCGGCCCGTTGACCGATGAGACGCGGTTCCGCCAGCTCGGCGACGAGGGCGTTCTGGCGCTGATGTGCGATTCTACCAATGCGCTGCGCGACGGTGTTTCGCCCTCCGAAAAGGATGTCTCGGAAAGCCTGCGCAAGATTATCGAGGATGCCGAGGGCCGGGTGGCGATCACCACCTTCTCGTCGAATGTCGGGCGCATCCGCACCGTTGCCGAAGCTGCCGAGGCGGCCGGCCGCGAAGTGCTGCTGCTCGGCAGCTCGCTGAAGCGCGTCGTCGACGTCGCCCAGGATATCGGCTTGATGGAGGGCGTAAAACCCTTCATCTCCGAGGAGGAATACGGCTACATCCCGCGCGACAAGGTCGTCGTCATCCTGACCGGCAGCCAGGGCGAGGCGCGGGCAGCGCTTGCCAAGCTCTCCCGCGACGAGATGCGCAATGTTGCCTTTGCGGCGGGCGATATCGTCGTCTTTTCCTCCCGCGCCATTCCCGGCAATGAGAAGGCGATCCAGGACATCAAGAACGGCCTTGTCGAGCAGGGCGTGCACATCATCACCGATACCGAGGCGCTGGTTCATGTTTCCGGCCACCCCCGCCGCAACGAGCTGCAGCGGATGTACGAGTGGACGCGGCCGAAGATCGTCGTGCCGGTGCATGGTGAGGCGACGCATCTGACGGCGCATAAGGAACTTGCCGAGCAATCCGGCATCGCCCTGGTGCCGCGCGTGCGCAACGGCGATATCCTGCGGCTGGCGCCCGGTCCCGCCGAGGTGATCGGCCAGGCGCCGCATGGCCGCATCTACAAGGACGGCTCGTTGATCGGCGATTTCGACGAGATGGGGATCGGCGAGCGCAAGAAGCTCTCCTATGTCGGCCATGTCGCGGTCAGCGTCGTGCTCGACGCGCGTTATGACATCGTCGGTGATCCCGATCTCGTTTCGATCGGCCTGCCTGTTTATGACGACGAGGGCGAGGAGATGGAAGATACGCTCTTCGATGCGGCGATCAGTGCCATCGAAAGCATTCCGCGCGCCCGCCGCAAGGATATCGACATGGTGCAGGAGGCGGTGCGCCGCGCCATCCGCGCCGCGGCAAACCATGCCTGGGGCAAGAAGCCGGTTGTCACCGCCTTCGTCACCAAGGTCTGA
- the mce gene encoding methylmalonyl-CoA epimerase has translation MLGRVNHIAIAVPDLAAATAAYRDMLGAAVSQPQALPEHGVTVVFVELPNTKVELLQPLGETSPIATFLEKNPSGGMHHICYEVDDILLARDRLVAAGARVLGDGQPKTGAHGKPVLFLHPKDFFGTLIELEQA, from the coding sequence ATGCTCGGCCGGGTAAACCACATCGCCATCGCCGTTCCCGATCTGGCAGCGGCGACCGCCGCCTATCGCGACATGCTGGGTGCTGCCGTATCGCAGCCGCAGGCTCTGCCGGAGCACGGCGTCACCGTCGTCTTCGTCGAATTGCCGAACACCAAGGTCGAATTGCTGCAGCCGCTTGGGGAAACCTCGCCGATCGCAACCTTCCTCGAAAAGAACCCCTCCGGCGGCATGCACCATATCTGTTATGAGGTGGACGATATCCTGCTTGCACGTGACCGGCTGGTCGCGGCCGGGGCGAGGGTGCTCGGCGACGGCCAGCCGAAGACCGGCGCGCATGGCAAGCCGGTGCTTTTCCTGCACCCCAAGGATTTCTTCGGCACGCTGATCGAACTCGAACAGGCGTGA
- a CDS encoding biotin--[acetyl-CoA-carboxylase] ligase: MVSDGRRRISLGDFRHEALSETSSTNNECLARARAGDGGNLWVTAERQTGGRGRRGRLWVSERGNLYASLLLIDPAPMECLSSLPLAVAVAVHQAIRQVLPPGAEPLEVKWPNDILIGRKKTCGILVEGERLPDGRYALIVGIGINVSVMPDNPLYPVTCLRQHASAASPEELFAHLFAAMADVLDQWDEGRGIAEITARWRAIACGIGEKITVNLPDRSISGQFAGIDDNGLLMLDTGTGRIMPIAAGDVFFG; this comes from the coding sequence ATGGTTTCCGACGGACGACGCCGGATATCGCTCGGCGATTTCAGGCACGAGGCTCTGTCGGAAACGTCGTCCACCAACAACGAATGCCTCGCCCGGGCTCGGGCGGGCGACGGCGGTAATCTCTGGGTGACGGCCGAACGCCAGACCGGCGGCCGCGGCCGCCGCGGCCGGCTCTGGGTGTCCGAACGCGGCAATCTCTACGCCTCTCTATTGCTGATCGATCCGGCGCCGATGGAGTGCCTGAGTTCCCTGCCGCTTGCCGTCGCCGTTGCCGTGCACCAGGCGATCCGCCAGGTGCTGCCGCCGGGCGCCGAGCCGCTTGAGGTCAAATGGCCGAACGATATCCTCATCGGCCGTAAGAAGACCTGCGGCATTCTCGTCGAAGGCGAGAGGCTGCCGGACGGCCGTTACGCCCTGATCGTCGGTATCGGCATCAATGTCTCGGTCATGCCGGATAATCCGCTCTACCCCGTCACCTGCTTGCGTCAGCATGCAAGTGCGGCGTCGCCGGAGGAACTCTTCGCCCATCTCTTCGCGGCGATGGCGGATGTGCTTGATCAATGGGATGAAGGCCGCGGTATTGCCGAGATCACCGCACGCTGGCGCGCCATCGCCTGCGGCATCGGCGAAAAGATCACGGTGAATTTGCCGGACCGATCGATTTCCGGACAATTCGCCGGAATTGATGATAATGGCTTGTTGATGCTCGATACCGGCACTGGCAGGATAATGCCCATTGCTGCCGGTGATGTGTTTTTTGGATAG
- the nuoN gene encoding NADH-quinone oxidoreductase subunit NuoN: MTAETILLSLHLSAPELILAVGALVLLMVGVFSGERSGLVVTGLAIVLLLAAGLWLLFVPAEGLAYGGVYMADGFSRFMKLVALIGSLVALFMTMGHARENQLDKFEFPVLLVLATLGILLMISANDLISLYLALELQSLALYVVAAINRDSLKSTEAGLKYFVLGALSSGMLLYGMSLVYGFTGHTHFSEIAQALSVEGARSLGLIFGLVFILAGIAFKISAVPFHMWTPDVYEGAPTPVTAFLAAAPKVAAMAMMTRIVITAFQPVLADWQQVVVFISIASMLLGSFAAIGQKNIKRLMAYSSIGHMGYALVGLAAGNQTGVSGVMLYMVIYMVMTLGTFAIIMSMRRKDGTVVEEVNDLAGLSTTNPFMAVVLTALMFSLAGIPPLAGFFAKYFVFVAAIEAKLYALAIIGVLASVVGAYYYLRVIKLMWFDEATGEFARVSGSLRLVFGLSGLFVTAYVLIGGPIGGAAELAAATLF; encoded by the coding sequence ATGACCGCTGAAACAATTCTCCTCAGTCTGCATCTTTCCGCGCCGGAGCTCATCCTCGCGGTCGGCGCCCTTGTCCTGTTGATGGTCGGCGTCTTCTCAGGCGAGCGGTCTGGCCTCGTCGTCACTGGCCTGGCCATCGTTCTGCTGCTTGCCGCCGGCCTGTGGCTGCTCTTCGTGCCGGCGGAAGGCCTTGCCTATGGCGGCGTCTACATGGCCGACGGCTTCTCGCGCTTCATGAAGCTGGTAGCGCTCATCGGTTCGCTGGTCGCCCTGTTCATGACGATGGGTCACGCCCGCGAAAACCAGCTCGACAAGTTCGAGTTCCCGGTTCTTCTGGTGCTGGCGACCCTCGGCATCCTGCTGATGATCTCGGCCAACGACCTGATTTCGCTCTATCTGGCGCTGGAACTGCAGTCGCTGGCGCTCTATGTCGTCGCCGCGATCAACCGCGACAGCCTGAAGTCGACCGAAGCCGGCCTGAAATATTTCGTCCTCGGCGCGCTTTCCTCCGGCATGCTGCTCTACGGCATGTCGCTGGTCTATGGCTTCACCGGCCACACCCACTTCTCCGAGATCGCCCAGGCGCTCTCCGTCGAGGGTGCGCGTTCGCTCGGTCTGATCTTCGGCCTGGTCTTCATCCTCGCCGGCATCGCCTTCAAGATCTCGGCCGTTCCCTTCCATATGTGGACGCCTGACGTCTATGAAGGCGCGCCGACGCCGGTCACCGCCTTCCTGGCCGCAGCCCCCAAGGTTGCCGCAATGGCAATGATGACCCGCATCGTCATCACCGCCTTCCAGCCGGTTCTGGCCGACTGGCAGCAGGTCGTGGTCTTCATCTCGATCGCCTCGATGCTGCTTGGCTCCTTTGCCGCGATCGGCCAGAAGAACATCAAGCGGCTGATGGCCTATTCGTCGATCGGCCACATGGGTTACGCGCTGGTCGGCCTTGCCGCCGGCAACCAGACCGGTGTCTCCGGCGTCATGCTTTACATGGTCATCTATATGGTCATGACCCTCGGCACCTTTGCGATCATCATGTCGATGCGCCGCAAGGACGGCACCGTCGTCGAGGAGGTCAACGATCTCGCCGGCCTCTCCACCACCAACCCGTTCATGGCGGTGGTGCTGACGGCGCTGATGTTCTCGCTCGCCGGCATCCCGCCGCTCGCCGGCTTCTTCGCCAAGTACTTCGTCTTCGTCGCGGCTATCGAAGCCAAGCTTTATGCGCTCGCCATCATCGGCGTTCTCGCCTCGGTCGTCGGCGCCTATTATTATCTGCGCGTCATCAAGCTGATGTGGTTCGATGAGGCGACCGGCGAATTCGCCCGTGTCTCCGGGTCGTTGCGCCTGGTCTTCGGTCTTTCCGGTCTCTTCGTCACCGCCTATGTCCTGATCGGCGGCCCGATCGGCGGCGCGGCGGAGCTTGCAGCCGCGACGCTCTTTTGA
- a CDS encoding DUF1467 family protein, whose protein sequence is MLQIFLQGFAVYFIIWWMTLFAVLPIGLRTQAEDNDVVLGTVPSAPSRFRAVFTFSLTTLISALIYGTWYVCDTYFGWGFDALPQLGPSFY, encoded by the coding sequence ATGCTTCAGATTTTTCTTCAGGGATTTGCCGTCTATTTCATCATTTGGTGGATGACGCTTTTCGCTGTCCTGCCGATCGGTCTGCGCACCCAGGCTGAGGACAATGACGTCGTGCTCGGCACTGTTCCGAGCGCGCCGAGCCGCTTTCGAGCCGTCTTCACCTTTTCGCTGACGACGCTGATTTCCGCTCTGATCTACGGCACCTGGTATGTCTGCGACACCTATTTCGGCTGGGGCTTCGATGCCCTTCCACAACTCGGGCCGAGCTTCTATTAA
- the proS gene encoding proline--tRNA ligase produces the protein MRLSRYFMPILKENPKEAEIVSHRLMLRAGMIRQQSQGIYSWLPLGKRVLDKVNAIIRDEQNRAGAIELSMPTLQSAELWQESGRYDAYGKEMLRIKDRQDRPMLYGPTNEEMVTDIFRSSVKSYKDLPLNLYHIQLKFRDEIRPRFGTMRSREFMMKDAYSFDLTREGAEHSYNKMFAAYLRTFDRLGLRAIPMRADTGPIGGNLSHEFIILADTGESEVFCHKDFVGFDIPDDRTDFDSVDGLKAIFDKWTSLYAATSEMHDEAAFNAVPEGDRLSARGIEVGHIFYFGTKYSEAMGAKVQGPDGKEHFVHMGSYGIGPTRLVPAIIEASHDDNGIIWPASVAPFDIVVINMKAGDQACDDTCELIYAALTKAGKDVLYDDTDDRAGTKFATADLIGVPFQIIAGPRAVANGEVEVKDRKTGARETMTIEAAINRFVA, from the coding sequence ATGCGTCTGTCCCGCTATTTCATGCCCATCCTCAAGGAAAACCCCAAGGAGGCGGAAATCGTCTCCCACCGGCTGATGCTGCGCGCCGGCATGATCCGCCAGCAGTCGCAGGGCATCTATTCCTGGCTGCCGCTCGGCAAACGCGTGCTCGACAAGGTCAACGCCATTATCCGCGACGAGCAGAACCGGGCAGGCGCGATCGAGTTGTCGATGCCGACCCTGCAATCGGCCGAACTCTGGCAGGAAAGCGGCCGCTATGACGCCTATGGCAAGGAGATGCTGCGCATCAAGGACCGCCAGGACCGGCCGATGCTCTATGGCCCCACCAACGAGGAGATGGTGACGGATATTTTCCGCTCCTCCGTCAAGTCCTATAAGGACCTGCCGCTCAATCTCTACCATATCCAGCTGAAGTTCCGCGACGAGATCCGCCCGCGCTTCGGCACCATGCGCTCGCGCGAATTCATGATGAAGGATGCCTATTCCTTCGATCTGACGCGCGAAGGGGCGGAGCATTCCTACAACAAGATGTTCGCCGCCTATCTCAGGACCTTCGACCGGCTCGGCCTGCGCGCCATTCCGATGCGCGCCGACACCGGCCCGATCGGCGGCAATCTCAGCCATGAATTCATCATCCTCGCCGACACCGGTGAGTCCGAAGTCTTCTGCCACAAGGATTTCGTCGGCTTCGATATTCCCGACGACCGCACTGATTTCGACAGCGTCGACGGCCTGAAGGCGATCTTCGACAAGTGGACCTCGCTCTATGCGGCGACCTCGGAAATGCACGACGAGGCGGCCTTCAACGCCGTTCCCGAAGGCGACCGCCTGTCGGCGCGCGGCATCGAAGTCGGCCATATCTTCTATTTCGGCACGAAATATTCCGAGGCGATGGGCGCGAAAGTGCAGGGGCCCGACGGCAAGGAACACTTCGTTCACATGGGTTCCTACGGTATCGGCCCGACACGCCTTGTTCCCGCCATCATCGAAGCATCGCATGACGACAACGGAATCATCTGGCCGGCGTCGGTCGCGCCCTTCGATATCGTGGTGATCAACATGAAGGCGGGCGATCAGGCCTGCGACGATACCTGCGAGCTGATCTATGCCGCGCTGACCAAGGCCGGCAAGGATGTGCTCTACGACGATACCGACGACCGGGCCGGCACGAAGTTCGCGACTGCCGACCTGATCGGCGTGCCCTTCCAGATCATCGCCGGCCCGCGCGCGGTCGCCAACGGCGAAGTCGAGGTGAAGGACCGCAAGACCGGCGCCCGCGAAACGATGACCATCGAAGCGGCGATCAACAGGTTCGTGGCTTAA
- a CDS encoding NADH-quinone oxidoreductase subunit M yields MTDWPILTTVTFLPLVGVVLLLLMNGESETGRKNVLWISLITTVFTFVVSLFIWIGFDNANPGFQMLEKHDWLGTGIGYHLGVDGISLLFVILSTFLMPFCVLASWLSIEKRLKEYMIAFLILETMMVGVFVSLDIVLFYVFFEAGLIPMFLIIGVWGGKDRVYASYKFFLYTLLGSVLMLLAIMAMYWQAGTTDITALLAYKFPPALQTWLWLAFFASFAVKMPMWPVHTWLPDAHVQAPTAGSVILAGVLLKLGGYGLIRFSLGMFPVASDYFAPFVFALSVIAIIYTSLVAMMQDDIKKLIAYSSVAHMGYVTMGIFAANMQGVQGSIFQMLSHGIVSGALFLCVGVVYDRTHTREINAYGGLVNNMPKYAVAMMVFTMANVGLPGTSGFIGEFLTLLGVFRVNTWVALFAATGVILSAAYALWLYRRVIFGALEKEKLKALLDLSRREQLILYPLVALTIFFGVYPAPVFDATAASVDLLVNNYTAAVHAAQNIALSMN; encoded by the coding sequence ATGACCGATTGGCCTATTCTTACAACGGTCACCTTCCTGCCGCTCGTCGGCGTGGTGCTCCTGCTATTGATGAACGGCGAGAGCGAAACCGGCCGCAAGAACGTGCTGTGGATCTCGCTGATCACCACCGTCTTCACCTTCGTCGTCTCGCTCTTTATCTGGATCGGCTTCGACAATGCCAATCCGGGTTTCCAGATGCTCGAAAAGCATGACTGGCTCGGCACCGGCATCGGCTACCATCTCGGCGTCGACGGCATCTCGTTGCTGTTCGTCATCCTCTCGACCTTCCTCATGCCCTTCTGCGTGCTGGCGAGCTGGCTGTCGATCGAGAAGCGCCTGAAGGAATATATGATCGCCTTCCTCATCCTCGAAACGATGATGGTCGGTGTCTTCGTCTCGCTCGATATCGTGCTCTTCTACGTCTTCTTCGAGGCGGGCCTCATTCCGATGTTCCTGATCATCGGCGTCTGGGGCGGCAAGGACCGGGTCTACGCGAGCTACAAGTTCTTCCTCTATACGCTGCTCGGCTCGGTGCTGATGCTGCTCGCCATCATGGCGATGTACTGGCAGGCCGGCACCACCGATATCACCGCGCTGCTCGCCTACAAGTTCCCGCCGGCGCTGCAGACCTGGCTATGGCTTGCCTTCTTCGCCTCCTTTGCGGTGAAGATGCCGATGTGGCCGGTTCATACCTGGCTGCCCGATGCCCACGTTCAGGCGCCGACGGCAGGCTCGGTGATCCTGGCCGGCGTGCTCCTGAAGCTCGGCGGCTACGGTCTGATCCGCTTCTCGCTCGGCATGTTCCCGGTCGCGTCAGATTATTTCGCACCCTTCGTCTTCGCGCTGTCGGTCATCGCCATCATCTACACCTCGCTGGTGGCGATGATGCAGGACGATATCAAGAAGCTGATCGCCTATTCCTCGGTGGCGCACATGGGCTATGTCACCATGGGCATTTTCGCCGCCAACATGCAGGGTGTTCAGGGCTCGATCTTCCAGATGCTCTCGCACGGCATCGTCTCCGGCGCGCTCTTCCTTTGCGTCGGCGTCGTCTACGACCGCACCCACACCCGCGAGATCAACGCCTATGGCGGCCTCGTCAACAACATGCCGAAATATGCCGTCGCCATGATGGTCTTCACCATGGCCAATGTCGGGCTTCCCGGCACCTCGGGCTTCATCGGTGAATTCCTGACGCTGCTGGGTGTCTTCCGGGTCAACACCTGGGTCGCGCTCTTTGCCGCCACCGGCGTCATCCTCTCGGCCGCCTATGCGCTCTGGCTTTATCGCCGGGTGATCTTCGGCGCGCTCGAGAAGGAAAAGCTGAAGGCGCTGCTCGATCTTTCCAGACGCGAACAGCTTATCCTCTACCCGCTGGTCGCACTGACCATCTTCTTCGGCGTTTACCCGGCCCCGGTCTTCGATGCGACGGCCGCCTCGGTGGATCTGCTGGTCAACAACTACACGGCCGCCGTGCACGCAGCGCAGAATATTGCGCTGTCTATGAATTGA